The Apium graveolens cultivar Ventura chromosome 3, ASM990537v1, whole genome shotgun sequence sequence GCGCCTCGCTGCGCCTCGCGCCTCGCTGCGCCTTGCGCCTCGCTGCGCCTCAGGGGTCTAGGCGCGTTCATCATTGAAGGCGCTGCGCCTCGGTAATAACTATGCGCTAATAGTGCGCCTCGCTGCGCCTCGTGCGCCTCGGCGCGCCTTTAACAACACTGCTGTGACCTCTTACCACACCGAAATGAACTGCCTACGCCCTtaatatatacatgtatgtattTGTTTGTATGTATATAGGAGAATTGTTATATGACTTATTTGCGCTCACTTCAAATATATATTGGCTAGTGTCATTCTCAATTGTTAAAATATGCATTGATACTTGTTAATTATACTAgcttaaatcccgtgcgatgcacgagcTTTCTTTAATATTGTTTACTTTTTTAGtttaatttaatttgaattttacTATCAAATCATTGGTATCGTATTCTATATTACTAACAGGCTTCCCCCGTGAATTAAATCTATTTTATTAAACGAACTTGCCCTGAAAAAAGGTAATTTGTTAGTTATTAGTAGTAACTGTATTATTATTCGATTTTATTAAAGAAGCTTGCCCTTAAAATTTGGAGAAGTTGTTATAGTTGGATAAAACTGTGTACATATGATTGCGTACATGTTATTAGTTATTATTGTAACTTTTTTTTATTGAAAATCAAAATCATGTATAAATATAAAAAGAATAAAAAAGTGTGCATGGCAAAGCACTCGGTCAAATAAAATAATGCAATTGCCTTTAACATCCGTAGTTATAAAGACATGTATTTATgtatataaatttatataagGGTAATCCGGTAAAATCACTCTGTACCAAAAAACAGGTCCGACGACCAAACTTtcaatgtttcgtctattatataatagtatagatagatagatgTTATAATTTTGAACTTATGATATATGTAATTTTACGATTGAAAAGCCATTTAGGAATTGTCCCATCTTGGAGTCAAAGATCCATCTTGATATTGACCTAACTTGCGATTGACCTTTCTTGGGATTAAGAACGGGAGAATATTGGGGATAAAGAGACTTGACTTGTGATCACATGGTTTAAACTTCTAAACAGGTGTTAATGTCAGCTCCTTTATGGATGGGCCATCAATGAGTACTTGTACTAGGAGCAAGTAGAACAATAAGTTTGGAACTTATTGAGATTGTCCGAGAAGCGGGTCATTCTTCTACTGTTAGGAAAGTTGatgtacacacacacacacactcttAGTGTATATATATGCTGCCTCATTTTAAGGAAACTAGGGGAGGTATGCCTATTACAAAAGTTTGTCCTCTGCATTATGTATTTATACGGCTGCTTTATTTCTTGAGTGCTTACAATGATCGAGACATAGAGAAATTCATACAAGAAGAACATGGATGTATACATTTTGACGAGCACTATCCACTGTCAACTTCGGCGGAAAAAAGTCGGAATGCTTGTTGTTCAACAGCGTAGTTCTGAAAACTGCTTGCACAAACCTTCTGGTTATAATATTTTCTTTAACTACATTTATATTCTTCAAATATCTTTGCCCCACATATTCTAAAGAAGACTGACCGTGAACAACTGTTTACCGAAACTGTGTATCAGACGTGGCGAAAGAATTATGATAAATGGCCATGTACACCCCCCCCCATACAGCTCTGATTTCCCTAAGTTAAGCCGATAAGTAAATTCAGACAATCCTGGAAAAATAAAATTGCCTAAATGAATAAAACAGTTCTGTGGGACACTTGATACCCCACGTTTTTGGTAAGCAACATCTGAAAGGCATAAAAACTTCCTTAGTACCAAAGAAGGTACATGACTTTTCTAGTATATGATGTTGATGAATTAGTTTCAGTTCTTTAATGATTGCAATTTTCTTATTCTGTGCTGACCTCTAAGTTTTATAGTTATATTCTTGTTATCCTTCACTCAGTTTTAAAGTGGAAAAGCAAGTCTGCAGATatgaaaataattcaaaatcaatttaTAATTGTAGTGGAGTTGCGGGTGTTCTGTTTTTTACTGTTTCCAAGCATAAGGAGATATTATGCAATTACCTTGTTCATAttgtagatgtcactaaattaCTTATTGAAATATGTCAATTTCAGGGAAACAGGACTCACTACAATCGTACGAGGGGAAATGAAGGAGCTATTTCCAACTCTGTAGAAGAAGAAAGTATGCCTAATTCTGATGTTGACAGTTCTCTGTCTTCCAAGTTTCAACAATATGGTAATGGTGTGCCCTCACAAACTACTGACACGACAAGCCTGAACAGCACTCAAGCCTCAGAATATGCAGATGCTGAGTCAGGTTTGTTTTTAGACATGTCTTCTCGGTTCGTAACCTATTTTTCATGGTTAAGTCCAGATCACAAAATATTAAGCTTCAACTAGTGTGTTCTACTGTGCTTCTATAACATTTTTTTGGTGTGCAAGTATACCAAATTTTCTCTTTTTACTTAAATAATTATGAATGTTAAATTGTTTCCAGCATACAATCACAGATCAGGTCCTGGACTCCAGTCTTTTCACAAGCTACAACAGTTTGGCGCTGAAAAGATGGATGATGCACTTTCTGTGCCTTATTATCCGATTCTTTCAGGTAAAGTAATTTTCTacatattgtttttgataattCAAATGCCTTAACTAGCTCAATGCTGTTCCATGAGAGACTTTAATGTATTGAACTATTGACAGATGATTACCGAGGACACTATCAAGCTACTCCACACATTCAACCCACACATTCTTCTAGCCAATCTTCCATGAATATTGTACCGCAATGGGGAAATGAGGTTGTTGCCCAAGATCGTGTAGATGTTTTTGGTAAGAATCAGGAGTTTGGAAATCATTTACGTGGCCAAGGAGAGTGGCAGGTATGGAATGACTCAAAAAACATGCCTAATGTTATACAATTTCTAGTTAGTGTACTCTGGCCTGGTTAAGTACAtatgtgtgtgcgtgtgtgtgtgcaCGTGCGTGTTGGAAGGAGTTAGATCTTGTCTCTTCTTGTCATATTTGCCTCTAATATCCTCAGAGTTTTGTCTACCCGTACTTTCAGCCTTTGAGATGTGTTGTTGTTCAATCAGTGGTTGCCTAACCATCTCCCTTCCTCCTTACCTCTCATCGAGGGGAGAAGGGATAATGTACCCACTAAATGACGAAAATACTTGGCTACTTATTAGATGTGATTTCCTTCTGATAAGTTGAAAAATCTAAATTGCTTGTTGGGTAAAGAAGTCATATTAATGTATATTCAACATTTAGCCTTTACAAGTTCCTGAAATTAAAGTATCGTTTCTGGTTCTTTATGACATGCAAACGAGCATAGTTTTTGTGTAATAATCAAGATCACATACACATATGATCATTGAGAATTTTATCTTCAATAATGTCCCTTCCAAAAAGAGTAATGTTATTCCTCTTTCGTTATTATTGGAAACGATTATTTTTATTTAGTTTAAAGGCACTTGATATAAGCACACAACCGAACTTGGACACTTATTTTAGGcctaaaacaaaaaaaattcaaatgtTGCCCCGTCCAACACCTGGACACGTATCCATGTTGTACACTTGTAGCCGAGTCTGGAAACAAATAATATGCGTAAATTGGatatttaaattatgaatatTCCAATGACTTCTGTAAAAAAACAAATTTAATTGGAAACGATATTTTAGGTTAAGGGCAGTGTAAGTGTATTTTAGCAGCAACAATCAAATCTTGATTCACGTAAATTAGGATACTTTTTTTCCCGCTTCTTTCAATCTGCAGAGGTAAATGCATGTCTTAACTTGTAAACAGTCTTTTGAAGTTGATTCTTTGCACCTGCCCAATTGGTCCATGGAACAAAATTTGCAAATACACACAAATTACGATCAAAATGCTAGGCTTTACGAAGAGAACATTGATTCTCTGGACTTGTTTGATTCCCTGGAGTCCCAACGTGGTGAACAAATTGGACAGTTTGCAATCACAGACGTTGGAAGCATCATCAAAACAGACCTGGAGAACATTGCGACAGTGGACAGGAAAGTCAATCATCCAGATTTGAAGCAGCCACTGCCAGGTGATATTTCAAAGGATGGCCTTAAAAATCTTGATAGCTTTGGTCGATGGATGAGCAAGGAACTTGGAGATGTTAATGAGCTACAAATCCAATCCGGCTCTGGGGCTTACTGGGAGGCAGTTGGAAGTGAAGTCGGAGTTGTTAATTCTAACATTTCCTCTCAAGTGGAGTTCGAAACCTTTACAATGAGTCCCTCTCTTTCCCAAGACCAGCTTTATAGCATTATTGACTTCTCACCGAACTGTGCTTATGCTGGGTCAGACGTCAAGGTATATTAGATGCTAAACAAATGAACATCCTGCTACAGATTCACGTAACTTTTGTTTGGGAATATAGGATTCATTTTAAATGATGGATTTGACATGAATGTGTCATGGAATTGGATTAAATCCACACCCAAATTCTTTTTGATGATCTGAACATGTAATTTGGACCAAATCAATCATTTAAAATGAAATTGTATTATCCTAACACACAATTTGCTATTTTTGAATGTCTGGGCTGTTTGCAGTCACGAGGATTAGCTCAGGCCTGGCCTTGGGGTATGGAAAGGGGAAACCACCTAATATTTCTAAAAAATACTAATTATCTATGAATTTaatgttaattatttatttaatattagaGAAAAGTCAATAGTGTGTAATATTGGTGATTTTTCTTTTGCCCTATTTATTTCCATTCTATTTTTTATCTTTATATTTATCGGAATATTTTAAGTAATTGATTTAAAGAATTTGTTATGAAAAAATGTTGATCTTTACTATGCTGTTATTCACTATAAGAAATATACAAGAAACAAGCACCAaaattagaaaaagatattattcACTGATCCATCTTATATTATTTTTGGATATATGATGATTACCAGGTGCTAATCACTGGAAGGTTCTtgaaaagtcatcaagaaatTGTGAACTGCAAATGGGCATGCATGTTTGGGGAACTTGAAGTTCCAGCAGAGGTTGTAGCAGACGGTGTTCTTTGTTGCCATACACCCCATCACGAGGCCGGAAGAGTTCCTCTTTATGTAACATGTGCAAATAGGCTGGCTTGCAGTGAAATACGAGAATTTGAATTTCAGGTTTATACTCCCAGAGATTTAGATGCCACTGATACAAGTAGTGACAGCTCGAGTGAGGCTCTTCTTCACATGCGATTTACAAAACTGCTATCAATAGGATCTGCTAACTATAAGTCAGTTCAGGGTATCATGGATAATAATTTGAACTCCAGCAATAACCTTACCTCATTAATAAAGGATGACAACGAGTGGGAACAAATATATATGCTGACTAATGCAGAAGAATTCTCTACTGAAGCAGTACATGACCAATTTCTACAAAAAGTACTCAGGGAGAAATTGCATGCATGGCTCCTTAAAAAGATAGCTGAAGGAGGAAAAGGCCCAAGCGTACTAGATGAGGGTGGCCAAGGTGTGCTCCACTTTGCAGCTGCTCTTGGTTATGATTGGGCTATAACTCCCACTGTTGCAGCAGGTGTCAGTATCAATTTCCGAGATGTGAATGGTTGGACTGCCCTCCACTGGGCAGCATCTTTTGGCAGGTAAAGATTTTTAATGCTtgttaaattatttttataatgtGTAGTCTTATCATGATAAATATCTTTGACACTCAAAACTTGCAGACGTGCAACATGATTGCTAGTGCACCAGTTTCTTTTTGGAGATCTGGTGATATTTATTTCGTGTTTTTTGTTAACATAGGGAGCACATAGTGGCTTTGCTCATCTCACAAGGGGCAGCTCCTGGAGCGTTGACGGATCCTTCAAGTAGATATCCCAGAGGCAGAGATCCAGCAGACCTTGCTTCTGCCAACGGACACAAGGGAATTGCAGGTTATGTTGCTGAATGTGCATTGAGTTCCCATCTCTTATCACTTAACTTGAACAATGCAACTGATGGTGATGCCGGAGGCATTGCTAGTCTAAAGGATGTACAGGCAGTTGCAGAGAGGACCCCAACCCCAATCACTGATGGGGACTTTCAACAGGGACTGTCATTGAAGGATTCACTAGCTGCTGTCTGTCATGCTACTCAAGCTGCTGCCCGCATTCATCAAGTTTTCAGGATACAGTCATTCCAAAAGAAGCAGCTAAAAGAATATGATGATACCCAGCTCGGAATGTCAGACGAGCATGCTCTTTCACTCCTGGCTGTCAAGTCCAACAGATCAGGGCATCGTGATGAGCCGGTGCATGCTGCTGCAACCCGAATACAGAATAAGTTCCGTAGTTACAAAGGCAGGAAGGATTTCTTGATATTTCGGCAACGAGTAGTCAAAATTCAGGTTTGATGCTTCCTTCCTTAATAGATTTGTATTTAAGAGTTAAGACGGTCCCACACACACCCCAATAGACACTTGTGCAGTTGTGCTTATCTGCAACCAGCCCAATGTTTAAATTTTAACATAGATTTAATTTTAAAGGCTCATGTAAGAGGACACCAAGTGAGGAAAAACTATAAAAAGATCATCTGGTCTGTGGGGATCCTGGACAAGGTGATCATACGTTGGAGAAGGAAAGGAAGGGGTTTAAGTGGTTTTAAAACAGAGACACATCTCGAGGGTCCTAGCATGCGAGTCACATCTTCAAAAGAAGACGATTATGATTTCTTGAAAGAAGGCAGAAAGCAAACTGAGGAGAGGTTGCAAAAGGCCCTTGCTAGGGTGAAGTCCATGGTGCAGTATCCTGAGGCAAGAGATCAGTATCGTAGGTTgctaaatgttgtttctgagaTGCAGGAAACAAAGGTATTTAGTGCTTTGTATTCAAGTATGCATCATATATATCGCATGAAAGTTTCAATCATAGATTTGCGAGTTACTTGGACTGTTTGCTGATACCTTATCGTAAACTAGTCACTTGATGTTTACAACTGATACTGATAAATGAAAAAGAATACCTAAATggttcttcttcttcttcacgtGTATTAGTTTTCCTTTCCATAGATTTAAATTCGCTTAATTATCTAGGATTGCTAAAAAGAAGCATAGAGGCAGACAATTATCATGACCTGAAATATAGATTTTTGTGATAATAATGAACCTCTAGGTATTTCAACTTACtgtaatttgtaaataattgacGTTTCTCATTaaaacatttatatatatatatatatatattctgaaAACTCATGATCTGGCCTGGTCGACCCAATCATGATATTGAAGGATGGGACCTTTTCTCGAGAAGGGTGTCATACCAGTAAGTAATATGCGTGCTTGTTTTGAACCTTACTGTAGGTCACAGATGAGATGGCAGTGAACAGTTCAGATGAAGCAGCAGCAACATCAGAATTTTTTGACGATGATCTTCTCGATCTCGAAGCATTATTGGGTGATGATACCTTTATGTTTGCAGAAGCCAGACTTGATTAGTCCTAATGTTCATTTCTTGTAAAAATCTTGGATCTCCCAATCCAGTTAAAGTGATTAGTAGAACGACATATACATATAAGGGTGTAGTGGTATGCGTTTGTAAATCCCATCTACCTGATTTAACCATGTACAATGTATGCTAGGAAAAGAATGTATATGAAGAGATGACAGTGATGCCGTTGGTGTGCATTTGTAATTTGTATGTCGCTACTTATGCAGTTGATAATTTAACTATTAGAACCAGGATTCTGTGCGCAAATATAACTATTCCCGAGTAATTTAACTGTTGTAACCTGGATACTTCTCTAAGCTCATGGTTGCTGCAATTCATTTTGCTGATACAGCATGGAAAAATGAGTCAATAGGGGATAAGAAAGTCTGTAAGAGGCGCTAATTGTGTTATTGCATGCTTCGGACATTAAGCAGAATAATAGTAATTGCTTTTGGCCAGATCGCTGGGTCGTTGGAATAATAGTAATACGCCCATAAATGTTGAAAAGGGTTCAAATTTCGATAAAACAGAGCATGTGCTACAAAAATGAGCTTTTCATTTTTTTCCCTGTTTGTTTATGGTGTAGTACTACTACAGTGGTAGTCCTTTTTCTATGATCAAATTGCCGTCTGGAGAGCATAGTTTTTTTTTTAATCCAGTCGTTTCAACAacttttttgttttttttcctAATCACGGGCATTGGGCAACAAcaatatattaataataattataagtAAACCCTGATCCAGCAGTTGTATCACAAGCTCATATCATAAAAATTTGACAAACAAGTATCTTTAGATGTAGATTGGAGATGAAATTTAGCTACTAATTTAACAACGAAAAATAGATGTCGAAGCTTCGACAGGATTGACCTTTAAGAATATCATTTACTAGTTCACATAGTATATATTTCACTTTCGACGATGATACCATATGTCCATTTTAAGTTATCGGGGGTAAAGAACCCGATGAAATAACCGGAATGATAAAGACTTATTTATAGTTGATTCTCGTTCACCCTGAAGTTTGTTAGAAAAAGATGCTTATTTGAAAGACATTCCAACTACTCAAAATAGAAGAAGCTATCATTGAAAAAAGATGTTATAATATCCCCAAACACATATACAAGGCATTATTCTTTTGTATTTAATGTAGTTGCAGATCAAAAAATGGTTGCTAGATTGGTAGGAGTTTATTGGTACAAGTAGCCAAGGTGATATTTCCCCCCTTCATTGCAACAACTTATGATCATGAAACTTTCTTCATTTTTAGCTCCCATTGCCAAAAGGTAACCAGCTTTGCCATTTATTTCTTACAAGTCCCTTAATATTCGTCTGACTGAATACATTACTTCTGGTTTTGTAGGTTGGAGGGTAAAGTAGCTGTAATCACTGGTGGTGCTGGATGCATTGGTGGAACTACGGCACGTTTATTTGTGCAGCATGGTGCCAGGGTGGTGATTGCTGATGTTCAAGACCAACTAGGCCATTCCCTATGCAAAGACCAAGAAGCTCTCACTTTTGTTCACTGTGATGTTACTAATGAATCTGATATCGAAAATTTGGTTGATTCAACCATGGCCAAACATGGTAAGCTTGATATTATGTTTGGTAATGCTGGTATCACTGGTTTTAATGATCCAAGGATTTCAGTAACAGAATACCAAGATTTCAAAAGAGTGTTTGATGTTAATGTTTTCGGTGCATTCTTGTGTGCCAAACACGCGGCTAGAGTCATGGTTCCTGCTAGAAGAGGCAGCATCTTGTTCACTTCAAGTGTTGCATCAGTCACATATGGAGATGTTCCACATGCCTACTCTGCTTCAAAGCATGCCGTTTTGGGTCTGGCAAAGAATTTGTGTGTGGAGATGGGGGGTTACGGGGTCAGAGTTAATTGTGTATCTCCATTTGGAGTGGTCACTCCAATGCTAATGAAAGGTCTAGGAGTTAGTGACAAGGGAAAGGTGGAGGCTTTTGTTGCAGATATTGCGAATTTGAAAGATGCAACGGTGGAGGCAGAGGATATAGCTGCTGCTGCATT is a genomic window containing:
- the LOC141712196 gene encoding calmodulin-binding transcription activator 3-like, whose product is MAETRRYGLAPQLDIEQILLEAQNRWLRPTEICEILRNYNKFRISPEPAHRPPNGSLFLFDRKVLRFFRKDGHNWRKKRDGKTVKEAHERLKAGSIDVLHCYYAHGEDNENFQRRSYWLLEEELSNIVLVHYREVKGNRTHYNRTRGNEGAISNSVEEESMPNSDVDSSLSSKFQQYGNGVPSQTTDTTSLNSTQASEYADAESAYNHRSGPGLQSFHKLQQFGAEKMDDALSVPYYPILSDDYRGHYQATPHIQPTHSSSQSSMNIVPQWGNEVVAQDRVDVFGKNQEFGNHLRGQGEWQSFEVDSLHLPNWSMEQNLQIHTNYDQNARLYEENIDSLDLFDSLESQRGEQIGQFAITDVGSIIKTDLENIATVDRKVNHPDLKQPLPGDISKDGLKNLDSFGRWMSKELGDVNELQIQSGSGAYWEAVGSEVGVVNSNISSQVEFETFTMSPSLSQDQLYSIIDFSPNCAYAGSDVKVLITGRFLKSHQEIVNCKWACMFGELEVPAEVVADGVLCCHTPHHEAGRVPLYVTCANRLACSEIREFEFQVYTPRDLDATDTSSDSSSEALLHMRFTKLLSIGSANYKSVQGIMDNNLNSSNNLTSLIKDDNEWEQIYMLTNAEEFSTEAVHDQFLQKVLREKLHAWLLKKIAEGGKGPSVLDEGGQGVLHFAAALGYDWAITPTVAAGVSINFRDVNGWTALHWAASFGREHIVALLISQGAAPGALTDPSSRYPRGRDPADLASANGHKGIAGYVAECALSSHLLSLNLNNATDGDAGGIASLKDVQAVAERTPTPITDGDFQQGLSLKDSLAAVCHATQAAARIHQVFRIQSFQKKQLKEYDDTQLGMSDEHALSLLAVKSNRSGHRDEPVHAAATRIQNKFRSYKGRKDFLIFRQRVVKIQAHVRGHQVRKNYKKIIWSVGILDKVIIRWRRKGRGLSGFKTETHLEGPSMRVTSSKEDDYDFLKEGRKQTEERLQKALARVKSMVQYPEARDQYRRLLNVVSEMQETKVTDEMAVNSSDEAAATSEFFDDDLLDLEALLGDDTFMFAEARLD
- the LOC141710692 gene encoding short chain aldehyde dehydrogenase 1-like; amino-acid sequence: MIMKLSSFLAPIAKRLEGKVAVITGGAGCIGGTTARLFVQHGARVVIADVQDQLGHSLCKDQEALTFVHCDVTNESDIENLVDSTMAKHGKLDIMFGNAGITGFNDPRISVTEYQDFKRVFDVNVFGAFLCAKHAARVMVPARRGSILFTSSVASVTYGDVPHAYSASKHAVLGLAKNLCVEMGGYGVRVNCVSPFGVVTPMLMKGLGVSDKGKVEAFVADIANLKDATVEAEDIAAAALYLGSDEAKYVSGLNLIVDGGYSTTNIALREFFKKL